A single Oncorhynchus tshawytscha isolate Ot180627B linkage group LG01, Otsh_v2.0, whole genome shotgun sequence DNA region contains:
- the spag9b gene encoding C-Jun-amino-terminal kinase-interacting protein 4 isoform X3, with amino-acid sequence MPSTRGTQRKERPISMGLFQLPGSDLTPDPQRETVERPSEPWRYNDLSHPHSNTSLKDEMSNANRGGSKSNPPMSPKGGSKSGTPMSSQGAGSKMSSQQGGSKSATLMSSQEESKSSTPISSQGVDSKSVTPMSTQSGGSKSVSPVSSQGGRSMSATPMSTSASDVAMASVGTPHHEELEELSEGLNRNLDRSDRKPDNISSKNTTVQEGQDSELRGAGARGGSGPLTDAADDNTESSEVQSIIDSTPELDMDLSGYKDASTPSKGVGIENMAFDRNTESLFAELSSAGPDMEVDIADMDEGADLLGMGREVEHLIHENTQLLETKNALNVVKNDLIARVDELSCEKEVLQGELEAVTQAKTRLEEKNKELEEELRRVRVAEEDKVKTKSEEDADVPTAQRKRFTRVEMARVLMERNQYKERLMELQEAVRWTEMIRASRENPAAADKKKSSIWQLSFSRLFSSSGGAAKKPAEAAPVNVKYNAPSSQVQPSVKKRSAALQQLPSDKSKAFDFLNEESEAGNMVSRREQKRAQYRQVKAHVEKEEDGRVQAYGWSLPQKFKVANGGQTSENKMKNLPVPVYLRPLDEKDATMKLWCAVGVNLSGGKTRDGGSIVGASVFYSDLTSPGPESRCRKTGSQSSLDKLDQDLKEQEKELHHQEELSSLVWICTSTQATTKVIVIDANQPGNVLENFLVCNSHVLCMASVPGARETDYPAGEEVPHNPEAGSSAEGGTLEASTTSSGSGGEAGVLAGINVVGCSTEGAVATPQTASPENETDTDSKAAEEATEATEASAGPAGPEHDLSQRGVYTEHVFTDPLGVQSTSPGKSPANYTQRESDLVKDGVSSNPNPEEQDLMREEAQKMSSVLPTMWLGAQNGCVYVHSSVAQWRRCLHSIKLKDSVLGIVHVKGRVLVSLADGTLAIFHRGVDGQWDLTNYHLLDLGRPHHSIRCMTVVHDKVWCGFRNKIYVVQPKAMKIEKSFDAHPRKESQVRQLAWDGDGIWVSIRLDSTLRLFHAHTHQHLQDVDIEPYVSKMLGTGKLGFSFVRITALMVSCNRLWVGTGNGVIISIPLTDTNKVTAGPGKPGGTIRVYGDENSDKVTAGTSVPFCSMAHAQLCFHGHRDAVKFFTAVPGQVIPSGAGGAAEVGSDKLLEEHPQQQQERSVLVMSGGEGYIDFRMGDEAGETEEPLDEHTLKLQPFLAKAERSHLIVWQVMGSQA; translated from the exons GAAGGAACGTCCCATCTCCATGGGGTTATTCCAGTTACCAGGAAGTGATTTGACCCCTGACCCACAGAGGGAAACCGTGGAAAGACCGTCTGAACCCTGGAGATATAACGACCTGAGCCACCCTCACTCCAACACCAGCCTTAAG GATGAGATGTCAAATGCTAACCGTGGAGGCTCCAAGTCCAACCCACCTATGTCTCCTAAAGGGGGCTCTAAGTCGGGGACCCCCATGTCCAGCCAAGGAGCAGGCTCCAAAATGTCCTCGCAGCAAGGTGGCTCTAAATCGGCCACCCTGATGTCTTCTCAAGAAGAGTCCAAATCCAGTACCCCTATTTCATCTCAAGGGGTGGACTCAAAGTCGGTTACCCCAATGTCCACGCAAAGCGGCGGCTCCAAATCTGTCTCCCCAGTGTCCAGTCAAGGGGGCAGGTCTATGTCGGCCACTCCCATGTCTACTTCTGCGTCCGATGTTGCCATGGCATCTGTGGGCACGCCCCACCACGAAGAGTTAGAGGAACTGAGCGAGGGTCTGAACAGGAACCTGGACAGAAGCGACAGGAAGCCAGATAACATCAGCAGTAAGAACACCACAGTACAGGAGGGACAGGACTCCGAGCTGAGAGGAGCAGGAGCCAGAGGAGGGTCAGGACCTCTCACAG ACGCAGCAGATGATAACACTGAGTCATCAGAGGTGCAGTCCATCATAGACTCCACTCCTGAACTGGACATGGACCTCAGTGGCTACAAAGACGCCAG taCTCCTTCTAAAGGAGTAGGTATAGAAAACATGGCGTTCGACAGGAACACAGAGTCTTTGTTTGCGGAGCTGTCCTCGGCAGGACCCGACATGGAAGTAGACATAGCAGACATGGACGAGGGGGCCGACCTGCTCG GTATGGGTCGTGAAGTGGAGCACCTCATCCATGAGAACACTCAGCTGCTGGAGACCAA AAATGCGTTGAATGTGGTGAAGAATGACCTGATAGCGCGTGTAGATGAGCTGTCGTGTGAGAAGGAGGTGTTGCAGGGAGAGCTGGAGGCTGTGACTCAGGCCAAGACCAGACTGGAGGAGAAGAACAAGGAGCTAGAGGAGGAACTCAGGAG GGTTCGGGTGGCAGAGGAAGACAAAGTGAAGACCAAGAGTGAAGAagat GCGGATGTTCCCACGGCTCAGAGGAAGAGGTTCACCAGGGTAGAGATGGCCAGAGTCCTCATGGAGAGGAACCAGTACAAGGAGAGACTGATGGAGCTACAGGAAGCTGTACGATGGACAGAGATGATacg AGCATCTAGAGAGAACCCTGCCGCCGCagacaagaagaaatccagcatCTGGCAGTTG aGTTTCAGCCGGTTGTTCAGTTCAAGTGGTGGAGCAGCTAAGAAACCGGCGGAGGCGGCTCCAGTCAATGTGAAGTACAACGCCCCCTCGTCCCAGGTCCAGCCCTCCGTGAAGAAGAGGAGCGCAGCGCTGCAACAGCTACCCAGTGACAAGAGCAAGGCCTTCGACTTCCTCAATGAGGA GTCTGAGGCAGGCAACATGGTGTCTCGTAGGGAGCAGAAGAGAGCCCAGTACAGACAGGTGAAAGCCCACGTTGAGAAGGAAGAGGACGGCCGGGTACAGGCCTATGGGTGGAGCCTGCCACAGAAATTCAAG GTGGCCAACGGTGGTCAGACGTCAGAGAACAAGATGAAGAATCTACCTGTACCGGTCTACCTCCGACCACTGGATGAGAAAGATGCTACCATGAAG CTGTGGTGTGCTGTAGGTGTGAACCTGTCAGGGGGTAAGACTCGTGACGGGGGGTCAATAGTAGGAGCCAGTGTGTTCTACAGTGACCTGACCAGCCCTGGTCCTGAGAGCCGTTGCAGGAAGACAGGATCACAGAGCAGTCTGGACAAACTGGACCAGGACCTGAAG GAGCAGGAGAAGGAGCTGCATCACCAGGAGGAGCTGTCCTCTCTGGTCTGGATCTGTACCAGTACTCAGGCCACCACGAAGGTCATCGTCATCGACGCCAACCAGCCTGGGAACGTCCTGGAGAACTTCTTAGTCTGCAACTCCCACGTCCTCTGCATGGCCAGCGTGCCAG GTGCCAGAGAGACTGACTACCCGGCAGGGGAGGAGGTACCCCATAACCCGGAGGCGGGGTCAAGTGCTGAGGGCGGGACTCTCGAAGCCAGCACAACCAGTAGTGGCTCAGGGGGCGAAGCTGGAGTGCTGGCAGGGATCAATGTGGTTGGCTGCTCTACTGAGGGGGCGGTGGCTACCCCCCAGACAGCAAGCCCAGAGAATGAGACCGACACAG ACTCCAAGGCTGCAGAGGAGGCTACTGAAGCTACAGAGGCCAGTGCAGGTCCCGCAGGTCCGGAGCATGACTTAAGTCAGAGGGGAGTCTACACTGAACATGTCTTCACTGACCCTCTGGGTGTTCAGAGTACTAGCCCTGGGAAGTCGCCAGCCAACTACACACAGAG GGAGTCTGATCTGGTAAAGGATGGTGTGAGctccaaccctaacccagagGAACAGGACCTGATGAGAGAAGAAGCCCAGAAGATGAGCAGTGTTTTACCCACCATGTGGCTGGGGGCACAGAACGGATG tgtgtacgTGCACTCGTCAGTGGCCCAGTGGAGGAGGTGTCTCCACTCTATAAAGCTGAAGGACTCTGTCCTGGGCATCGTCCATGTGAAGGGGAGAGTGTTGGTGTCTCTGGCTGATGGAACACTGGCTATCTTCCACAGAGGAGTGG ATGGTCAGTGGGATCTGACCAACTACCACCTGTTAGACCTGGGCAGACCCCACCACTCTATCCGCTGTATGACCGTGGTTCACGACAAGGTCTGGTGTGGCTTCAGGAACAAGATCTACGTTGTCCAGCCCAAAGCCATGAAGATAGAG AAGTCATTTGATGCCCACCCCCGTAAGGAGAGCCAGGTGAGACAGCTGGCGTGGGATGGAGATGGTATCTGGGTGTCGATCCGACTGGACTCTACTCTGAGACTGTTCCAcgcccacacacaccaacacctgcAGGATGTCGACATAGAACCCTACGTCAGCAAGATGCTGG GTACGGGGAAGCTGGGCTTCTCGTTTGTCAGGATCACAGCTCTCATGGTGTCCTGTAACCGTCTCTGGGTCGGCACTGGCAATGGAGTCATCATCTCTATACCTCTCACTGACA CCAATAAGGTGACGGCGGGGCCAGGTAAACCTGGTGGAACAATCCGTGTGTATGGTGATGAGAACAGTGACAAGGTGACAGCTGGAACCTCTGTACCCTTCTGCTCCATGGCTCACGCTCAGCTCTGTTTCCATGGTCACCGAGATGCCGTCAAGTTCTTCACGGCTGTCCCAG GTCAGGTGATCCCATCAGGTGCTGGCGGAGCAGCAGAAGTGGGGAGTGACAAGTTGCTAGAGGAGCACCCTCAACAACAGCAGGAAAGGTCTGTTCTAGTGATGAGTGGTGGAGAGGGATACATTGACTTCAGGATGG gtGACGAGGCTGGGGAAACTGAGGAGCCACTGGATGAGCACACTCTGAAGCTGCAGCCTTTCCTGGCTAAAGCTGAGAGGAGTCACCTGATCGTCTGGCAGGTCATGGGCAGTCAGGCCTGA
- the spag9b gene encoding C-Jun-amino-terminal kinase-interacting protein 4 isoform X4 translates to MSPGRILLFVFGFVGGAVVINSAVLVSLSVLLLVHYSVSTGLPALPALPRPNRKERPISMGLFQLPGSDLTPDPQRETVERPSEPWRYNDLSHPHSNTSLKDEMSNANRGGSKSNPPMSPKGGSKSGTPMSSQGAGSKMSSQQGGSKSATLMSSQEESKSSTPISSQGVDSKSVTPMSTQSGGSKSVSPVSSQGGRSMSATPMSTSASDVAMASVGTPHHEELEELSEGLNRNLDRSDRKPDNISSKNTTVQEGQDSELRGAGARGGSGPLTDAADDNTESSEVQSIIDSTPELDMDLSGYKDASTPSKGVGIENMAFDRNTESLFAELSSAGPDMEVDIADMDEGADLLGMGREVEHLIHENTQLLETKNALNVVKNDLIARVDELSCEKEVLQGELEAVTQAKTRLEEKNKELEEELRRVRVAEEDKVKTKSEEDADVPTAQRKRFTRVEMARVLMERNQYKERLMELQEAVRWTEMIRASRENPAAADKKKSSIWQFFSRLFSSSGGAAKKPAEAAPVNVKYNAPSSQVQPSVKKRSAALQQLPSDKSKAFDFLNEESEAGNMVSRREQKRAQYRQVKAHVEKEEDGRVQAYGWSLPQKFKVANGGQTSENKMKNLPVPVYLRPLDEKDATMKLWCAVGVNLSGGKTRDGGSIVGASVFYSDLTSPGPESRCRKTGSQSSLDKLDQDLKEQEKELHHQEELSSLVWICTSTQATTKVIVIDANQPGNVLENFLVCNSHVLCMASVPGARETDYPAGEEVPHNPEAGSSAEGGTLEASTTSSGSGGEAGVLAGINVVGCSTEGAVATPQTASPENETDTDSKAAEEATEATEASAGPAGPEHDLSQRGVYTEHVFTDPLGVQSTSPGKSPANYTQRESDLVKDGVSSNPNPEEQDLMREEAQKMSSVLPTMWLGAQNGCVYVHSSVAQWRRCLHSIKLKDSVLGIVHVKGRVLVSLADGTLAIFHRGVDGQWDLTNYHLLDLGRPHHSIRCMTVVHDKVWCGFRNKIYVVQPKAMKIEKSFDAHPRKESQVRQLAWDGDGIWVSIRLDSTLRLFHAHTHQHLQDVDIEPYVSKMLGTGKLGFSFVRITALMVSCNRLWVGTGNGVIISIPLTDTNKVTAGPGKPGGTIRVYGDENSDKVTAGTSVPFCSMAHAQLCFHGHRDAVKFFTAVPGQVIPSGAGGAAEVGSDKLLEEHPQQQQERSVLVMSGGEGYIDFRMGDEAGETEEPLDEHTLKLQPFLAKAERSHLIVWQVMGSQA, encoded by the exons GAAGGAACGTCCCATCTCCATGGGGTTATTCCAGTTACCAGGAAGTGATTTGACCCCTGACCCACAGAGGGAAACCGTGGAAAGACCGTCTGAACCCTGGAGATATAACGACCTGAGCCACCCTCACTCCAACACCAGCCTTAAG GATGAGATGTCAAATGCTAACCGTGGAGGCTCCAAGTCCAACCCACCTATGTCTCCTAAAGGGGGCTCTAAGTCGGGGACCCCCATGTCCAGCCAAGGAGCAGGCTCCAAAATGTCCTCGCAGCAAGGTGGCTCTAAATCGGCCACCCTGATGTCTTCTCAAGAAGAGTCCAAATCCAGTACCCCTATTTCATCTCAAGGGGTGGACTCAAAGTCGGTTACCCCAATGTCCACGCAAAGCGGCGGCTCCAAATCTGTCTCCCCAGTGTCCAGTCAAGGGGGCAGGTCTATGTCGGCCACTCCCATGTCTACTTCTGCGTCCGATGTTGCCATGGCATCTGTGGGCACGCCCCACCACGAAGAGTTAGAGGAACTGAGCGAGGGTCTGAACAGGAACCTGGACAGAAGCGACAGGAAGCCAGATAACATCAGCAGTAAGAACACCACAGTACAGGAGGGACAGGACTCCGAGCTGAGAGGAGCAGGAGCCAGAGGAGGGTCAGGACCTCTCACAG ACGCAGCAGATGATAACACTGAGTCATCAGAGGTGCAGTCCATCATAGACTCCACTCCTGAACTGGACATGGACCTCAGTGGCTACAAAGACGCCAG taCTCCTTCTAAAGGAGTAGGTATAGAAAACATGGCGTTCGACAGGAACACAGAGTCTTTGTTTGCGGAGCTGTCCTCGGCAGGACCCGACATGGAAGTAGACATAGCAGACATGGACGAGGGGGCCGACCTGCTCG GTATGGGTCGTGAAGTGGAGCACCTCATCCATGAGAACACTCAGCTGCTGGAGACCAA AAATGCGTTGAATGTGGTGAAGAATGACCTGATAGCGCGTGTAGATGAGCTGTCGTGTGAGAAGGAGGTGTTGCAGGGAGAGCTGGAGGCTGTGACTCAGGCCAAGACCAGACTGGAGGAGAAGAACAAGGAGCTAGAGGAGGAACTCAGGAG GGTTCGGGTGGCAGAGGAAGACAAAGTGAAGACCAAGAGTGAAGAagat GCGGATGTTCCCACGGCTCAGAGGAAGAGGTTCACCAGGGTAGAGATGGCCAGAGTCCTCATGGAGAGGAACCAGTACAAGGAGAGACTGATGGAGCTACAGGAAGCTGTACGATGGACAGAGATGATacg AGCATCTAGAGAGAACCCTGCCGCCGCagacaagaagaaatccagcatCTGGCAGTT TTTCAGCCGGTTGTTCAGTTCAAGTGGTGGAGCAGCTAAGAAACCGGCGGAGGCGGCTCCAGTCAATGTGAAGTACAACGCCCCCTCGTCCCAGGTCCAGCCCTCCGTGAAGAAGAGGAGCGCAGCGCTGCAACAGCTACCCAGTGACAAGAGCAAGGCCTTCGACTTCCTCAATGAGGA GTCTGAGGCAGGCAACATGGTGTCTCGTAGGGAGCAGAAGAGAGCCCAGTACAGACAGGTGAAAGCCCACGTTGAGAAGGAAGAGGACGGCCGGGTACAGGCCTATGGGTGGAGCCTGCCACAGAAATTCAAG GTGGCCAACGGTGGTCAGACGTCAGAGAACAAGATGAAGAATCTACCTGTACCGGTCTACCTCCGACCACTGGATGAGAAAGATGCTACCATGAAG CTGTGGTGTGCTGTAGGTGTGAACCTGTCAGGGGGTAAGACTCGTGACGGGGGGTCAATAGTAGGAGCCAGTGTGTTCTACAGTGACCTGACCAGCCCTGGTCCTGAGAGCCGTTGCAGGAAGACAGGATCACAGAGCAGTCTGGACAAACTGGACCAGGACCTGAAG GAGCAGGAGAAGGAGCTGCATCACCAGGAGGAGCTGTCCTCTCTGGTCTGGATCTGTACCAGTACTCAGGCCACCACGAAGGTCATCGTCATCGACGCCAACCAGCCTGGGAACGTCCTGGAGAACTTCTTAGTCTGCAACTCCCACGTCCTCTGCATGGCCAGCGTGCCAG GTGCCAGAGAGACTGACTACCCGGCAGGGGAGGAGGTACCCCATAACCCGGAGGCGGGGTCAAGTGCTGAGGGCGGGACTCTCGAAGCCAGCACAACCAGTAGTGGCTCAGGGGGCGAAGCTGGAGTGCTGGCAGGGATCAATGTGGTTGGCTGCTCTACTGAGGGGGCGGTGGCTACCCCCCAGACAGCAAGCCCAGAGAATGAGACCGACACAG ACTCCAAGGCTGCAGAGGAGGCTACTGAAGCTACAGAGGCCAGTGCAGGTCCCGCAGGTCCGGAGCATGACTTAAGTCAGAGGGGAGTCTACACTGAACATGTCTTCACTGACCCTCTGGGTGTTCAGAGTACTAGCCCTGGGAAGTCGCCAGCCAACTACACACAGAG GGAGTCTGATCTGGTAAAGGATGGTGTGAGctccaaccctaacccagagGAACAGGACCTGATGAGAGAAGAAGCCCAGAAGATGAGCAGTGTTTTACCCACCATGTGGCTGGGGGCACAGAACGGATG tgtgtacgTGCACTCGTCAGTGGCCCAGTGGAGGAGGTGTCTCCACTCTATAAAGCTGAAGGACTCTGTCCTGGGCATCGTCCATGTGAAGGGGAGAGTGTTGGTGTCTCTGGCTGATGGAACACTGGCTATCTTCCACAGAGGAGTGG ATGGTCAGTGGGATCTGACCAACTACCACCTGTTAGACCTGGGCAGACCCCACCACTCTATCCGCTGTATGACCGTGGTTCACGACAAGGTCTGGTGTGGCTTCAGGAACAAGATCTACGTTGTCCAGCCCAAAGCCATGAAGATAGAG AAGTCATTTGATGCCCACCCCCGTAAGGAGAGCCAGGTGAGACAGCTGGCGTGGGATGGAGATGGTATCTGGGTGTCGATCCGACTGGACTCTACTCTGAGACTGTTCCAcgcccacacacaccaacacctgcAGGATGTCGACATAGAACCCTACGTCAGCAAGATGCTGG GTACGGGGAAGCTGGGCTTCTCGTTTGTCAGGATCACAGCTCTCATGGTGTCCTGTAACCGTCTCTGGGTCGGCACTGGCAATGGAGTCATCATCTCTATACCTCTCACTGACA CCAATAAGGTGACGGCGGGGCCAGGTAAACCTGGTGGAACAATCCGTGTGTATGGTGATGAGAACAGTGACAAGGTGACAGCTGGAACCTCTGTACCCTTCTGCTCCATGGCTCACGCTCAGCTCTGTTTCCATGGTCACCGAGATGCCGTCAAGTTCTTCACGGCTGTCCCAG GTCAGGTGATCCCATCAGGTGCTGGCGGAGCAGCAGAAGTGGGGAGTGACAAGTTGCTAGAGGAGCACCCTCAACAACAGCAGGAAAGGTCTGTTCTAGTGATGAGTGGTGGAGAGGGATACATTGACTTCAGGATGG gtGACGAGGCTGGGGAAACTGAGGAGCCACTGGATGAGCACACTCTGAAGCTGCAGCCTTTCCTGGCTAAAGCTGAGAGGAGTCACCTGATCGTCTGGCAGGTCATGGGCAGTCAGGCCTGA